ATGACCAGCACGGGGTGGATTCGGCCAAAGTGATCTTGGTTCGGCAACGCCACCATGTCGCCACGCCAAGGTCAGTTCCGTGCGAGGCAGCAAACCGGTATGGGAAGTCATCTTTGCGTCATTGCAGGATAGCCGGACAGCCTGACGTACCCATGCTGATCGGTCTTGGTAAGCTGCTGAGTTACGAACCCTAGGAAGGCCGACCATGAACATCAATCGACCACTGCTGCTTTTTGCATTTACGCTATGGACGCTGCCATCGTCGTTGCTGATCGCGCAAACCGTTGAAAATGCCCGCCCGGCACACGCTAACGATGCACGCACTTCCCTGCCGCACCAACCAGTCGGTGACGGAGTCGCCGACGACACCATGGCGATTCAGGCGGCCGTGGACCGCTCCACCGGTTCGCTGCGTTTCGCCCCAGGCGTTTACCGACTGACTCGGCCCATCGTGATTGACCTGGATCGCGTCGGTTGGACCAGCCTGCATGGCGATGGAGTTGTCCGTTTTGTAATGACGGGGCCTGGGCCCGCAATTCAATTCACCGGGACGCACGATGGAACCGCCAGCCCATCGACGGTCCGGCCGGGTGTTTGGGATCGCCAGCGTGCCCCACTGATCGACGGAATTGAAATCGTCGGCAAGCATCCCGAGGCCGACGGGATCGAAGCATCCGGTACGATGCAGTTGACGATGACTCGCCTAGTGATCCGCAACAGCCGACACGCTATTCGCCTGACAGGTCGCAATCGCAATGTCACGATTGGACAATGCCACCTGTATGAAAACGCGGGCATTGGTGTGCTGATGGAAGACTTGAACTTGCATCAAATCAACATCGCCAACTGTCACATCAGTTACAACCAAGGCGGTGGCGTGGTGTCACGTCGCAGTGAGATCCGCAACCTGCAGATCGGTACCTGCGACATCGAAGGGAACCATGCGGGCGATGGTTCGCCCGCGACCGCAAACATCCTGCTGGATTCGAACGATGCATCGGTGGCGGAGGTCGCGATCGTCGGCTGTACGATCCAACACACCCACGAGGCAACGGATTCCGCAAACATTCGCATCACCGGCATCCCGGAAGCGCGATCGTTCACACAAGACCGTCGTGTCGGAAACATCACCATCGCCAACAATGTGCTTTCCGACGTCCAGTTCAACATCGACCTCGAGGACGTGCGAGGGATCACGATTTCGGGCAACACAATGTGGAAGGGTTATGAAGCGAACTTACGAGCCAAGAATTGCCGAGAGATCGCGTTGTCGGGCAACTTGTACGACCGAAACCCGCAATATCACTATGGCGACGGCGCGGACGCAAAGCTGGGCATGATCCTGGAAGGCTGTGGAAACCTGACACTCAACGGCGAGGTGTTTCAGGGAATCGTGCACCAGGACGCGGTGGTCGAGTTGGCTGATTGCGAGGGCGTTTCGATCAGTGGCTGTGTCTTGGCAAACTTCAACCGAGCCGCCTTTCGAATGAAGGACGTTCGCTTCTCCAGCATCTCAAACTGCCTGATCAGCGGCCTGGGTGACGAGTCGGTCGCCTTTGCAAAGGTTGGTGAAAACGACGTCGTTCTGCGCAACAACCGCTTTCGAAAACTGACACAAGAAGATACCCACGAGATAACCGACGATCGTCAGTAATATCGAGGACACACCACCGGTCGAGTTCTCTCGTCTCCCCTTTTCGATTTCTCACAACATTCTAACCCGGCGATTCGCTATCGCCGGGACGGCAGAAACTCTTGGAGGATGTCGTGAACCCATTCAGCCGAATCCACACAAGGCCATCCGCGGTAGCATCACATTCATTTGTACGCCTGGGTGTAGTTGTGATGTTTGTCTGCCTTGGAATGTTCGCCCGGTCGGTCGCCAACGAGCCCTATCCCAAAAGTCCAATCATTGAACGAATTCAGTTGGACTGGAAGACGCACCGACGTGCCGCACAGGGTAGTGACAACTTTCAATTGACCTGGGCACAGGATGGCCACCTTTATGGGGCTTGGGGTGACGGTGGAGGCTTCGGCGGATCCAATTCCAAGGGCCGTGTCGGATTGGGGGTGGCCAAGATTGAAGGTCCCGCCGATGACTATCGAGGCACCAACATCTGGGGCGGAGTCGACGGTCAAAATCCGGCCCAGTTCGATGGCAAAAGCTGGGGAATGATCGGCGTTGACGAACAGCTTCACATGTGGGTTGTCCCCGATAGACCACCAGGCAAGGACTACCGAAACCATTATGAATTCATTCGCTTGGCAAGTTCTCGTGACTTCGGTGCCACATGGAACAAATCCGGCTGGAAATTCACCTCTTTCGACAACCTGACCATACCAACGTTCCTAAACTTTGGACGTGCAAACCGGGGCGTCCCTGAATCGTTTGGCGACTATGTTTACAGCTATTTCATTCGGCCGAGTGATCCCAAAATACAACAACAAGGAAACGACGCCGCCGGATTGATCGTCCATCGCCCAGGGACGATTTACCTTGCCCGCATCGCCACGGATCAACTTCAATTCGGACCAGATCGCGATCGCTTCGAGTTCTTTGCCGGGCTGAGCCCTGACGATCAGCCCAAGTGGGGCTCCATTGACGAAAAACGTCCTGTCTTTCGCGATTCAAACGGGGTCGGATGGTGCATGAGTGCGTGTTACCACCCTGGATTACAGCGAGTCCTGATCTGCACGGAACACGGTGAAAGCAAGGCGGGTTTACTGGGAGTTTTTGATGCACCCGCACCCTGGGGTCCCTGGACAACCGTGGAGTATTACAGTCCGGAGAGACCGTTCGGTGCCAAGCGACCGGGAAGCGACTGGCCGTGGAAGAACAACGTATTCTTCATCGCCTTCCCAACCAAATGGTTCGACGGCTTGGACTTCACCGCAAATTTCACCGGCGCAGGCACGGGAAAAGACAACGACTCGTTCAACACAGTCAGCGGTCGATTCGTTTTGAGAAGCCGTCAATAGTGCTGCGATGTTCGCCGCAATGAAAGCTGCGGCCTGCGTGATGCGATCGTGTGCCGCAAACGTCTGCATCACTGCGCAAAAAGATTCGGTGTTTCCGGATACGTTGGCCGGACCTTGGTGTTTTTGTCCAACGCTCCCGGTGGAACGGGCGGGCACTTTTCTAACAAGTACGCGAGTTCCTTTCGAACATTGGCCGCTTCACCATTGACCGAATCGCCAAGATCATTGGACTCGTCCAAGTCCACCGGAACTTGGTAATAGCGTCCATCGCGATACAACTTGTATTGTGCCGTTCTGGCGTACTGCCCTGGCTTCTTCTTCCAATAGCATTGATAGTGGCATAGGACCCACTCGCGAAGATTCCCCGGCTGGCCATTGAGTTGCGGGAAGAAGCTTCTTCCATCGATCGGATCATCAGCAGTCGCCTCGCGGCCCGCAACATCTGATAGCGTCGCATAGAAGTCAGTGAAGTCGACCAGGTCAGACAACACGCTTCCCTTCGGCGTGTGCCCCGTCCACCGAGCAACCAGTGGAACGTGCGTCCCGTTGTCTTTCATTCCTGCTTTGCCACCTTGAATCTCGGTGCCATTCCATCGGGACCGGATGCTTGTGTTGGTGCCGTTGTCCGCAGTGAACAGAATGATGGTGTCTTCGCCCAAGCCCAGCGAATCAACCTTGTCGGCGATTCGACCGATCAGCTTGTCCATGTACTGGACCATGGCCACAAAGTTCGCCTTTCGGGCTTTGGCCCCCTTCGGTGCCTTGTTCAATGCATGTGTGATTGCCTGGTCACCCACCGTATCCGGCGTGGGGACAAACGGGTCATGGACCAGAACCATCGGGTAATAAACAAAGAATGGCTTGTCACGATTGCGTTCCACAAAATCGCAAACGAAATCGGTCAATAAATCTGGTCCGTATTTTCCAGCGTTTTCTTCCTTCGTAATGAAATTCCCGTTGTGTTCCAGCGGCGGGTCCCAGAAACGTTCGCCACCGTCACCGCCTTTGCCGCGGGTGACCTGCCACAGCAATGATTCGTGAAAGCCGGCATTCATCGGTCGCGTGGAATCTTGGTTGCCTGGCAACGAGTTGTACAGACCATTCAGCTGCCATTTCCCCGCGATTGCCGTTTGGTAACCCGCGTCTTGCATCATGTGGCCAAACGTTCGTTCATCAGGATGCAAGTAGCCGAAGTGCGTGTAATTTCGAAAACCATATTTCCCCGTCATGATTTTGACACGTGACGGAGTACAGATCGGTGTCGAATAGCAATGTTCGAAACGAATGCCCTGCGCGGCCAATCGATCGATGTTGGGCGTTTCGTAGTCTTCACCGCCGTAGCACCCGAAGCATTCCCAACTGACATCATCGGCCATGATCAGAATCACGTTGGGACGGTCCTCTGCCCCAACCTGCCATGGGAATATCAACACACAGGCAACGACGGCAAAACGAAGCATCGGGTACACGCGGCTTTCCACTTTCATCACGCGGCGAAAACAAACGGCAAAGCGACTGGGAATACTTCTTTCGACAGCCGCGACCAGCGACGCTCAAGATAGCCCAAAAACGACGAACGCATGCGTGGCCTCCGAATCGCTTTGCGAAGTCTCGCATGGACTTCAGCAAGGATCTGTCATCAAAAACTGCCGTGTGGGCCGACATCCCGACACGTGATTGCTCATGAACGATTGTGCTATTTCTTGGCTCGATCGTGAAGGTTTCGGCTCTTCGTCAGACCTACGATGCGATCCCGACTCGGCTGACGCTTGCTAAAGAAACCCCCGTGGACCTGGGGGCGAATGATGCAACCACAACGCCTTTATCCGCGCCGGCCATCGTTGGTCTCGGAGCTTCGCGAGCCGCGGCAAAATAGTGCGTTGCAACCATTTGACTCGAGACCTTCGACATGCATGCGTCATGCCAATGCCCGATTGCCCCCATGCGCTGAAACCACTTGCGACGAGCCCCCAAAACCGACCGCAATTCGCAGCCCGAAGGAACCAACGGAGCTGATCCAAGGCTGAATGACTTTACGCGGCAAGCAATGAAAATGAACCAGAACCCCCGTCACATGCATCGCCGTCGTTTCCTTGAAAACTTGGCAGATGCTGGCGCATCCACATCACTGATGGTCTCACATCGTCAAGCCGCACAAGCGAATACAGAACAGGACGGATTGCACGATCGTTTGCTGACGAATGGGTACGACGGGATGCTTTGGCGGTCCGACTTGAAATCTCAGCGGTTTAGGAATCGATTGATGAACAAATCACGTTCGATGTTCACATTGACCAACCTTCCGGCCGCATGCCGCCGACGTTGGAAAGCATTCACCGACCATTTAGTCGGACGATTGCTGGCTGCGATTCTGATCGTTGCGACCCCAGTATCCGCCACAGCGCAACCGAAGCAGTTGTCGCAAGGTTTCCGTTCACCGCCGTTGGAATCGCGACCACAGACATGGTTTCACTTGATTGGTGGAAACGTCGATCGGCAAGCGTTGACGAAAGACCTAAACGCGGTGGCTTCGGCTGGACTCCGCGGCATTCAGTTGTTTCATGGTAGAGGGAGAGCTTGGCCGGGCGTGGAGCCGCAAATCCAGACGCTCAGCCCAACCTGG
The Crateriforma spongiae DNA segment above includes these coding regions:
- a CDS encoding right-handed parallel beta-helix repeat-containing protein yields the protein MNINRPLLLFAFTLWTLPSSLLIAQTVENARPAHANDARTSLPHQPVGDGVADDTMAIQAAVDRSTGSLRFAPGVYRLTRPIVIDLDRVGWTSLHGDGVVRFVMTGPGPAIQFTGTHDGTASPSTVRPGVWDRQRAPLIDGIEIVGKHPEADGIEASGTMQLTMTRLVIRNSRHAIRLTGRNRNVTIGQCHLYENAGIGVLMEDLNLHQINIANCHISYNQGGGVVSRRSEIRNLQIGTCDIEGNHAGDGSPATANILLDSNDASVAEVAIVGCTIQHTHEATDSANIRITGIPEARSFTQDRRVGNITIANNVLSDVQFNIDLEDVRGITISGNTMWKGYEANLRAKNCREIALSGNLYDRNPQYHYGDGADAKLGMILEGCGNLTLNGEVFQGIVHQDAVVELADCEGVSISGCVLANFNRAAFRMKDVRFSSISNCLISGLGDESVAFAKVGENDVVLRNNRFRKLTQEDTHEITDDRQ
- a CDS encoding DUF4185 domain-containing protein → MFVCLGMFARSVANEPYPKSPIIERIQLDWKTHRRAAQGSDNFQLTWAQDGHLYGAWGDGGGFGGSNSKGRVGLGVAKIEGPADDYRGTNIWGGVDGQNPAQFDGKSWGMIGVDEQLHMWVVPDRPPGKDYRNHYEFIRLASSRDFGATWNKSGWKFTSFDNLTIPTFLNFGRANRGVPESFGDYVYSYFIRPSDPKIQQQGNDAAGLIVHRPGTIYLARIATDQLQFGPDRDRFEFFAGLSPDDQPKWGSIDEKRPVFRDSNGVGWCMSACYHPGLQRVLICTEHGESKAGLLGVFDAPAPWGPWTTVEYYSPERPFGAKRPGSDWPWKNNVFFIAFPTKWFDGLDFTANFTGAGTGKDNDSFNTVSGRFVLRSRQ
- a CDS encoding sulfatase-like hydrolase/transferase codes for the protein MKVESRVYPMLRFAVVACVLIFPWQVGAEDRPNVILIMADDVSWECFGCYGGEDYETPNIDRLAAQGIRFEHCYSTPICTPSRVKIMTGKYGFRNYTHFGYLHPDERTFGHMMQDAGYQTAIAGKWQLNGLYNSLPGNQDSTRPMNAGFHESLLWQVTRGKGGDGGERFWDPPLEHNGNFITKEENAGKYGPDLLTDFVCDFVERNRDKPFFVYYPMVLVHDPFVPTPDTVGDQAITHALNKAPKGAKARKANFVAMVQYMDKLIGRIADKVDSLGLGEDTIILFTADNGTNTSIRSRWNGTEIQGGKAGMKDNGTHVPLVARWTGHTPKGSVLSDLVDFTDFYATLSDVAGREATADDPIDGRSFFPQLNGQPGNLREWVLCHYQCYWKKKPGQYARTAQYKLYRDGRYYQVPVDLDESNDLGDSVNGEAANVRKELAYLLEKCPPVPPGALDKNTKVRPTYPETPNLFAQ